One segment of Streptomyces sp. NA02950 DNA contains the following:
- a CDS encoding dipeptide ABC transporter ATP-binding protein — MIRFLLKRTAQAAVVLLLVSVIVFVLLHQLPGGPARAILGPRATPQAVEHFDHQQGYDRSLPVQYVRYLGRLITGDLGESYKLNQTVSSLLTDRLPRTLVLTGLAIALAAVLAIPLGILQAVRRDKAADYLLTGAAFLAYATPVFFLGLVLILVFSQRLQLFPAEAPQGLSVAGILGEPRALVLPVVTMALGIVAAFSRYMRSAVLDNLGEEYVRTARAKGQSNARIMARHVLRNALIPLATLLGLLIGDLRSRLGMAMILVTHDLGVIARRVDRVAVMYAGRTVERAGVRALFAAPRHRYTQALFAALPERAADAAQPLATIPGLPPSLVVRPTGCRFAPRCGFATARCEEAEPELSELSAERAPSSSSLSSLSSSSSSSAAVSSPSAGHAFACFHPVDPGADPVAEVVPAAPAAPPVRGAETLLRLTGLTKDYPLHGGPFARRRGAAAVSAVAGVSLSVRRGETFGIVGESGCGKSTLGRLVVGMEPPTGGTIRFAGRDLAALGRRELRAHRREVQLMFQDSYASMDPRMRVGAILREPLVIQGIGDRDAQRARIAELLDDVGLERGAVHRYPHEFSGGQRQRLGLARALALSPALVVADEPVSALDVSVQAQILNLMRELQREKGLAYLFISHDLAVVRYLADRVGVMYLGKLVETGPAASVFGSPLHPYTRGLLDTAERPDPAAEPPGAPLGGETPSAADPPSGCRFRTRCPSAQDICARSEPVESEPAAPGHRVACHFPLVPAAAAGTARPPLLPGD, encoded by the coding sequence ATGATCCGCTTTCTGCTCAAGCGCACCGCACAGGCCGCCGTCGTCCTGCTGCTGGTCTCCGTCATCGTCTTCGTCCTGCTGCACCAGCTGCCCGGCGGACCGGCCCGCGCCATCCTCGGCCCCCGGGCCACCCCGCAGGCGGTCGAACACTTCGACCACCAGCAGGGGTACGACCGTTCGCTGCCCGTGCAGTACGTGCGGTACCTGGGCCGTCTGATCACCGGCGACCTCGGTGAGTCCTACAAGCTCAACCAGACCGTTTCCTCGCTGCTGACCGATCGGCTGCCCAGAACCCTGGTGCTGACGGGCCTGGCCATCGCCCTGGCCGCCGTCCTCGCGATCCCGCTCGGCATCCTCCAGGCCGTACGCCGGGACAAGGCCGCCGACTACCTGCTGACCGGCGCCGCCTTCCTCGCCTACGCCACCCCCGTCTTCTTCCTCGGCCTGGTGCTGATCCTCGTCTTCAGCCAGCGGCTCCAGCTCTTCCCCGCCGAGGCCCCGCAGGGCCTCAGCGTCGCCGGGATCCTGGGCGAGCCACGCGCTCTGGTGCTGCCGGTGGTCACCATGGCGCTCGGCATCGTCGCCGCGTTCAGCCGCTACATGCGCTCGGCGGTACTGGACAACCTCGGCGAGGAGTACGTCCGCACCGCGCGCGCCAAGGGCCAGTCCAACGCGCGGATCATGGCCCGGCATGTACTGCGCAACGCGCTGATCCCGCTCGCCACCCTCCTCGGCCTGCTGATCGGCGATCTGCGCTCCCGGCTCGGCATGGCGATGATCCTGGTCACCCACGATCTGGGGGTGATCGCCCGGCGGGTGGACCGGGTGGCGGTGATGTACGCGGGCCGGACGGTGGAACGGGCGGGCGTACGCGCCCTGTTCGCGGCTCCGCGCCACCGCTACACCCAGGCGCTGTTCGCCGCGCTGCCGGAGCGGGCGGCGGACGCCGCCCAGCCGCTGGCCACCATCCCCGGGCTGCCGCCGTCCCTGGTGGTACGGCCGACGGGCTGCCGCTTCGCACCGCGCTGCGGATTCGCCACGGCGCGGTGCGAGGAGGCGGAGCCGGAGCTGAGTGAGCTCTCCGCGGAGCGAGCCCCGTCCTCGTCGTCCTTGTCGTCCTTGTCGTCCTCGTCGTCCTCGTCGGCCGCGGTGTCCTCGCCGTCCGCCGGGCACGCCTTCGCCTGTTTCCACCCGGTCGACCCCGGGGCCGACCCGGTCGCCGAGGTGGTCCCGGCCGCCCCCGCCGCGCCGCCGGTCCGCGGTGCGGAGACCCTGCTGCGGCTCACCGGGCTCACCAAGGACTACCCGCTGCACGGCGGCCCGTTCGCCCGGCGCAGGGGCGCCGCCGCGGTGAGCGCCGTGGCCGGGGTGTCGCTGTCGGTCCGGCGCGGGGAGACGTTCGGCATCGTGGGGGAGTCCGGCTGCGGCAAATCCACCCTCGGACGGCTGGTGGTCGGCATGGAGCCGCCGACCGGCGGCACCATACGCTTCGCCGGCCGCGACCTCGCCGCCCTCGGCCGCCGTGAACTGCGCGCCCACCGCCGCGAGGTGCAGCTGATGTTCCAGGACTCCTACGCCTCGATGGACCCGCGGATGCGGGTCGGCGCGATCCTGCGCGAGCCGCTGGTCATCCAGGGCATCGGCGACCGGGACGCACAGCGCGCGCGGATCGCGGAGCTGCTGGACGACGTGGGTCTGGAGCGCGGAGCGGTGCACCGCTATCCGCACGAGTTCTCCGGCGGCCAGCGGCAGCGGCTCGGGCTGGCCCGTGCGCTGGCGCTGTCGCCCGCGCTGGTGGTGGCCGACGAACCGGTCTCCGCGCTCGATGTCTCGGTCCAGGCGCAGATCCTCAATCTGATGCGGGAGCTCCAGCGCGAGAAGGGGCTGGCGTATCTGTTCATCTCGCACGACCTGGCGGTGGTCCGCTATCTCGCCGACCGGGTCGGGGTGATGTATCTGGGCAAACTGGTGGAGACCGGACCCGCCGCCTCGGTGTTCGGCTCACCCCTGCATCCGTACACCCGTGGGCTGCTGGACACCGCCGAGCGGCCCGACCCGGCGGCGGAGCCGCCCGGGGCGCCGCTGGGCGGCGAGACACCGTCGGCCGCCGATCCGCCCTCGGGCTGCCGGTTCCGTACCCGCTGTCCGTCGGCCCAGGACATCTGCGCCCGCAGCGAGCCGGTGGAGTCCGAACCGGCCGCCCCCGGGCACCGGGTGGCCTGCCACTTCCCGCTGGTCCCGGCGGCCGCGGCGGGGACGGCCCGGCCACCCCTGCTTCCGGGCGATTGA
- a CDS encoding carbohydrate ABC transporter permease, protein MNATTATLKARGVRPARRLRHALYAAPALALIALFVYYPIVENIRLSLYKYSAFSPVTRFVGLENYRQAAQDPVFWQALLNNIAYAVVSVVFQVGAALVLAAALEELIGRRLRGVLRTVYFIPAAVSMTVTGLLFQFLYQPDAGMVNGALRAVGLSSLEHDWLGDPGTAIWGVIAMSQWQSFGYTTMLLTVAVQRVPRELYESAHMDGAGRVRTFFTITVPMVREMTGLLVILTVSQAFLVFNEVMVMTGGGPSNSSQVLGTWLYASAFTGDDMGYASAVGTVMFLITFAAGALQLIHSRRKAAQ, encoded by the coding sequence ATGAACGCGACCACCGCCACCTTGAAGGCCAGGGGAGTCCGCCCGGCCCGGCGGCTGCGCCACGCGCTGTACGCCGCCCCCGCCCTCGCCCTGATCGCGCTGTTCGTCTACTACCCGATCGTCGAGAACATCCGGCTCTCGCTCTACAAATACAGCGCCTTCTCACCCGTCACCCGCTTCGTCGGGCTGGAGAACTACCGCCAGGCCGCCCAGGACCCGGTCTTCTGGCAGGCCCTGCTCAACAACATCGCCTACGCCGTCGTCTCCGTGGTCTTCCAGGTCGGCGCGGCCCTGGTGCTCGCCGCCGCGCTGGAGGAGCTGATCGGCCGCCGGCTGCGGGGCGTGCTGCGCACCGTCTACTTCATCCCGGCCGCCGTCTCCATGACCGTCACCGGGCTGCTGTTCCAGTTCCTCTACCAGCCGGACGCCGGAATGGTGAACGGCGCGCTGCGAGCCGTCGGCCTCTCCTCCCTGGAACACGACTGGCTCGGCGACCCCGGCACCGCGATCTGGGGTGTGATCGCCATGAGCCAGTGGCAGTCCTTCGGCTACACCACGATGCTGCTCACCGTCGCCGTGCAGCGGGTGCCGCGCGAGCTGTACGAGTCGGCGCACATGGACGGCGCGGGCCGGGTGCGCACCTTCTTCACCATCACCGTGCCCATGGTGCGCGAGATGACCGGACTGCTGGTGATCCTCACCGTCTCCCAGGCGTTCCTGGTCTTCAACGAGGTCATGGTGATGACCGGCGGCGGCCCCAGCAACTCCAGCCAGGTGCTGGGCACCTGGCTGTACGCCAGCGCCTTCACCGGCGACGACATGGGCTACGCCTCCGCGGTCGGCACCGTGATGTTCCTGATCACCTTCGCGGCGGGGGCGCTCCAGCTGATCCACTCCCGGAGAAAGGCGGCGCAATGA
- a CDS encoding ROK family transcriptional regulator — MTAADEQPGSAAHVLELVASGAAASRADLVRELGLAASTVSARVQELVDAGLLTEYGEGVSRGGRRPRLLRIPDSGAVALAAGLGSHHARIGAVGLTGTTFDVAEHGFDLTAGPDRALDPLVRGLTGLADRQRAAGRTVRAVGVGFPGPVDTGTGQVIAPSRMPGWHLYELRDRLAERLELPVLVDNDANMMALGEHRAAHFGLRHLVVVKAGRGIGSGVISDGRLYRGARGSAGDISHVRVDAAAERPCSCGNIGCLETVASGAAIAAALRELGIDADGSTDVLRLVTDGEPNATTLVRQAGRHIGAVLSVVVNFFNPEAVVLGGALAEAEPLVAAVRGVLYERCLPMATSELTITAATSGADAGLLGAGHAALRELAAGGRPMPLAGAAAR; from the coding sequence ATGACCGCCGCCGACGAGCAGCCCGGCTCCGCCGCGCACGTCCTCGAACTCGTCGCGAGCGGCGCCGCCGCCTCCCGCGCCGATCTGGTACGGGAGTTGGGCCTTGCCGCCTCCACCGTCTCGGCCCGGGTGCAGGAGCTGGTGGACGCCGGGCTGCTGACCGAGTACGGCGAGGGCGTCTCACGCGGTGGCCGGCGGCCCCGGCTGCTGCGGATACCGGACAGCGGGGCCGTGGCGCTCGCCGCCGGCCTGGGCAGCCATCACGCCCGGATCGGTGCGGTCGGTCTGACCGGCACCACCTTCGACGTGGCCGAGCACGGCTTCGATCTGACGGCCGGTCCGGACCGGGCACTGGATCCGCTGGTGCGCGGACTCACCGGGCTCGCCGACCGACAGCGCGCCGCGGGCCGCACCGTACGGGCGGTCGGGGTGGGCTTCCCCGGACCGGTCGACACCGGCACCGGCCAGGTCATCGCCCCGTCCCGGATGCCCGGCTGGCATCTGTACGAACTGCGCGACCGGCTCGCCGAGCGGCTGGAGCTGCCCGTCCTGGTCGACAACGACGCCAACATGATGGCCCTCGGCGAGCACCGCGCCGCCCACTTTGGGCTGCGCCACCTCGTGGTGGTCAAGGCCGGGCGCGGCATCGGCTCCGGGGTCATCAGCGACGGCCGCCTCTACCGCGGGGCGCGCGGCTCGGCGGGCGACATCAGCCATGTGCGGGTGGACGCGGCCGCCGAACGCCCCTGTTCCTGCGGCAACATCGGCTGTCTGGAGACCGTGGCGAGCGGTGCCGCGATCGCGGCCGCCCTGCGGGAGCTGGGTATCGACGCGGACGGTTCCACGGATGTGCTGCGCCTGGTCACCGACGGCGAACCGAACGCCACCACCCTGGTCCGGCAGGCGGGGCGGCACATCGGCGCCGTGCTGTCCGTCGTCGTCAACTTCTTCAACCCCGAGGCGGTGGTCCTCGGCGGGGCCCTCGCCGAGGCCGAACCCCTGGTCGCGGCGGTCCGCGGCGTGCTGTACGAGCGCTGTCTGCCGATGGCCACCAGCGAGCTGACCATCACCGCAGCCACCAGCGGCGCCGACGCGGGACTGCTCGGCGCGGGCCACGCCGCGCTGCGCGAACTCGCCGCGGGAGGCCGCCCGATGCCCCTGGCCGGAGCCGCCGCCCGCTGA
- a CDS encoding ABC transporter substrate-binding protein, with product MRPAAVISVCLLTLLLTACDQAPIRTTPNDFTLSGRPSGHLTVLEKWADPEYAPYFKEAVRAYEKRNPGVTIELQAVGDQPYKDRIAVLAAARKLPDIYFSWPGRYAGKFADGRMAADLSSQLKNTAWGRSFEPEALDAFTFRGRVHGVPLDMDAKVLVYHKKIFAEAGVREPRTFPALLTACDRIKKAGYVPIAFGNQYGWPAGHLLTQFNAMEVPPAVLARDYAGRGGKDAFRHPGYVRALEDLRRLRQRCFAPGGTSMSHEAAQARLLYGKAAMQYVETLEFSYLSEAGGAPKSFAHHWDFFALPAIPGAAGSPRALAGGTDGLMVSGNSPHKALAVDFLRFLTSRPRARTLVHDLGWLSSVKGTADAGTLRGLPKAQRTIAGHDMAVWLDTAADDKIVNPYLSAAESVLSGRMTPQRAIVEVRRGAEKARRFGVRP from the coding sequence ATGCGCCCAGCCGCCGTCATCTCCGTCTGTCTGCTCACCCTGCTGCTCACCGCCTGCGACCAGGCCCCGATCCGCACCACCCCGAACGACTTCACCCTCTCCGGCAGGCCGTCCGGTCATCTCACCGTGCTGGAGAAATGGGCCGATCCGGAGTACGCGCCGTACTTCAAGGAGGCGGTGCGCGCCTACGAGAAGCGCAACCCCGGTGTCACCATCGAGCTCCAGGCCGTCGGGGACCAGCCCTACAAGGACCGCATCGCGGTGCTGGCCGCGGCGCGCAAGCTGCCCGACATCTACTTCTCCTGGCCCGGCCGCTACGCGGGCAAGTTCGCCGACGGCAGGATGGCCGCCGACCTCAGCTCACAGCTGAAGAACACCGCCTGGGGCAGGAGCTTCGAACCCGAGGCGCTGGACGCGTTCACCTTCCGCGGCCGCGTTCACGGTGTTCCGCTCGACATGGACGCCAAGGTCCTCGTCTACCACAAGAAGATCTTCGCCGAGGCCGGGGTGCGCGAGCCGAGGACCTTCCCCGCGCTGCTCACCGCCTGCGACCGGATCAAGAAGGCCGGTTATGTGCCGATCGCCTTCGGCAACCAGTACGGCTGGCCCGCGGGGCATCTGCTCACCCAGTTCAACGCCATGGAGGTGCCCCCGGCGGTCCTCGCCCGCGACTACGCGGGACGGGGCGGGAAGGACGCCTTCCGCCACCCCGGCTACGTCCGCGCGCTGGAGGATCTGCGGCGGCTGCGGCAGCGCTGCTTCGCACCCGGCGGCACCAGCATGAGCCATGAGGCCGCGCAGGCCCGGCTGCTGTACGGCAAGGCCGCCATGCAGTACGTCGAGACGCTGGAGTTCTCCTACCTCTCCGAGGCCGGCGGCGCCCCGAAGTCCTTCGCGCACCACTGGGACTTCTTCGCCCTGCCGGCGATACCCGGCGCCGCCGGGAGCCCCCGCGCCCTCGCGGGCGGCACCGACGGGCTGATGGTCTCGGGCAACTCGCCCCACAAGGCGCTCGCCGTCGACTTCCTGCGCTTCCTCACCAGCCGCCCCCGGGCCCGGACGCTGGTGCACGACCTCGGCTGGCTCAGCTCCGTCAAGGGCACGGCCGACGCCGGAACCCTGCGCGGGCTGCCCAAGGCCCAGCGGACCATCGCCGGGCACGATATGGCGGTGTGGCTCGACACCGCCGCCGACGACAAGATCGTCAATCCCTATCTCTCCGCGGCCGAGTCCGTGCTCTCCGGCCGGATGACGCCCCAGCGGGCGATCGTCGAGGTGCGCCGGGGCGCGGAGAAGGCCCGGCGGTTCGGAGTGAGACCATGA
- a CDS encoding M81 family metallopeptidase — MAPPAPQGRRLRIGIGGMSIESSTFCPHRTTYEDFRITRGDELLDRYTWTGPDGDLAARVAWVPLVHAVSLPGGPVERDTYDRIKGELTDRLRRAHQDGPLDGLVYDIHGAMSVVGMDDAEGDLTDAVREAIGPEALISAAMDLHGNVSRRFADRLDLITAHRLAPHEDAWETRERAARKLVERLATGRGRPHVAWVQIPVLLPGEKTSTRLEPAKSLYGRLAAVEAMDGVVDAAVWVGYAWADEPRCRAAVVVTADDPVLAVEQARSLAREYWEVRRDFDFVGPTGSADECIAAAVASPARPFLISDSGDNPTAGGAGDLAYVLGRLLAHEELAAGRVTALHPGITDPAAVAECFTAGLGATVRLSVGGAVSAGTGEHAAPYDLTGEVVALRRDDEVGGDLAAVRSGGVTVVLVSRRKPFHTRADFGELDPRGYDLVVVKIGYLEPELYEMAADWRLALTPGGVDQDLLRLGHHRVERPLYPFDDAEFDTPDLTPRLLSR, encoded by the coding sequence ATGGCTCCCCCCGCACCCCAAGGCCGCCGCCTGCGCATCGGGATCGGCGGTATGTCCATCGAGTCCAGCACCTTCTGCCCGCACCGCACCACCTACGAGGACTTCCGGATCACCCGCGGCGACGAGCTGCTGGACCGCTACACCTGGACCGGGCCCGACGGCGATCTGGCGGCACGGGTCGCATGGGTGCCGCTGGTCCACGCCGTCTCCCTGCCCGGCGGTCCGGTCGAACGCGACACCTACGACCGCATCAAGGGCGAACTCACCGACCGGCTGCGCCGGGCACACCAGGACGGCCCCCTCGACGGACTGGTCTACGACATCCACGGCGCGATGAGCGTGGTCGGCATGGACGACGCCGAGGGCGATCTGACCGACGCGGTACGGGAGGCGATCGGCCCCGAGGCGCTGATCTCCGCCGCCATGGATCTGCACGGCAATGTCTCCCGCCGGTTCGCCGACCGGCTCGACCTGATCACCGCCCACCGGCTGGCCCCGCACGAGGACGCCTGGGAGACCCGGGAGCGCGCCGCCCGCAAGCTGGTGGAACGGCTCGCCACCGGCAGGGGCCGCCCCCATGTGGCATGGGTCCAGATCCCGGTTCTGCTGCCCGGTGAGAAGACCAGCACCCGGCTGGAGCCCGCCAAGTCGCTGTACGGACGGCTGGCCGCGGTGGAGGCGATGGACGGTGTGGTGGACGCCGCGGTGTGGGTCGGCTATGCCTGGGCGGACGAACCGCGCTGCCGGGCGGCGGTGGTGGTCACCGCCGACGACCCCGTCCTCGCGGTGGAACAGGCACGCTCCCTGGCCCGCGAATACTGGGAGGTGCGCCGCGACTTCGACTTCGTCGGCCCCACCGGCAGCGCCGACGAGTGCATCGCCGCGGCCGTGGCCTCCCCCGCCCGCCCCTTCCTGATCAGCGACTCCGGGGACAATCCCACCGCCGGGGGCGCCGGTGACCTGGCCTATGTGCTGGGGCGGCTGCTGGCCCACGAGGAGCTGGCCGCCGGCCGGGTCACCGCCCTGCACCCGGGCATCACCGATCCGGCGGCGGTCGCGGAGTGCTTCACCGCCGGACTCGGCGCCACCGTACGGCTGTCGGTCGGCGGCGCGGTCAGCGCCGGGACCGGGGAGCACGCCGCACCGTACGACCTCACCGGCGAGGTGGTCGCCCTGCGCCGGGACGACGAGGTGGGCGGCGATCTGGCGGCGGTGCGCAGCGGCGGGGTCACCGTCGTCCTGGTCAGCCGCCGCAAGCCGTTCCACACCCGCGCCGACTTCGGGGAGCTGGACCCGCGCGGCTACGACCTGGTGGTCGTCAAGATCGGCTATCTGGAGCCGGAGCTGTACGAGATGGCGGCGGACTGGCGGCTGGCGCTCACCCCCGGCGGGGTGGACCAGGATCTGCTGCGGCTGGGCCACCACCGCGTCGAGCGGCCGCTGTACCCCTTCGACGACGCGGAGTTCGACACCCCGGATCTCACTCCCCGGCTGCTCAGCCGCTGA
- a CDS encoding PfkB family carbohydrate kinase yields the protein MRICGVGDNVVDRYPRRGLMYPGGNALNVAVHATRCGADGAYLGVTGNDAAGAHIRAALAAEGVRTERLRTVEGPTAHATVHLDDGGNRHFGECSEGVSRFRLTPDDLDWLAGFDLVHTGDCAHLEDQLPQLARAARRVSYDFSDRPWRYAGPLLPQLYCAVFSRPDADDTEAAHLIARAHTLGPRLVVVTRGHRGALIGRAGRAPYAQPVVAVEPLDTLGAGDSFIASLLVALLGGLPLAEAAARSAAYAAEVCALPGAFGRPAPFPAPDSPSAAVDRTPV from the coding sequence ATGCGCATCTGCGGAGTCGGCGACAACGTCGTCGACCGCTACCCGCGGCGCGGACTGATGTACCCCGGCGGCAACGCCCTCAACGTGGCCGTGCACGCCACCCGGTGCGGTGCCGACGGCGCGTACCTCGGCGTCACCGGGAACGACGCGGCGGGCGCCCATATCCGCGCCGCGCTCGCGGCCGAGGGCGTGCGCACCGAACGGCTCCGTACCGTCGAGGGGCCCACCGCCCACGCCACCGTCCACCTCGACGACGGCGGCAACCGCCACTTCGGCGAGTGTTCCGAGGGCGTCTCCCGGTTCCGGCTCACCCCCGACGACCTCGACTGGCTCGCCGGTTTCGATCTCGTCCACACCGGGGACTGCGCCCACCTGGAGGACCAGCTCCCGCAGCTGGCCCGCGCCGCCCGCCGGGTCAGCTACGACTTCTCCGACCGGCCCTGGCGTTACGCCGGTCCGCTGCTGCCGCAGCTGTACTGCGCCGTCTTCTCCCGGCCGGACGCCGATGACACCGAGGCCGCCCATCTGATCGCCCGGGCCCACACCCTGGGCCCCCGGCTGGTGGTGGTCACCCGCGGCCACCGGGGAGCGCTGATCGGCCGTGCGGGCCGGGCCCCATACGCCCAGCCGGTGGTGGCCGTCGAGCCGCTGGACACCCTCGGCGCCGGTGATTCCTTCATCGCCTCTTTGCTGGTCGCCCTGCTCGGTGGCCTGCCGCTGGCGGAGGCGGCCGCCCGGTCCGCGGCCTACGCTGCCGAGGTCTGCGCCCTGCCCGGCGCCTTCGGCCGCCCCGCCCCCTTCCCCGCCCCCGACTCCCCGTCCGCCGCCGTCGATCGGACTCCGGTCTGA
- a CDS encoding peptide ABC transporter substrate-binding protein produces MEAAWVCAHHVYADPSRVWSRPSLSAARVWSAAAPRGTGRVTDLGTTGGTRVEGGTATMALPPAASPNWIFPIGAPGYLASYNGAVQSLLYLPLYQPEEKGGRLTLDSPRNLAEQPRYSDGNRTVTVTLKKGYRWSDGTPVTTRDVKFWFDLIKHDKAEWGGYSPGLLPDNIKAFRTVDDHTFRLRLDRAYNPAWFTANQLLYFTPLPRHAWDPREEDPKKVFARLTRHAKQLSRFATDPLWKTVNGPWTIEKWTTSGQVALVPNRRYSGPDKAHLDRVVLKPFTTADSEFNVLRSGGVDYGYIPPSVMAQSGKFRELGYRIDPWEGWAITYLVLNFNHPTAGPMLRQTYLRQALQHLIDQRAISDVVWHGTAEPTRGPVPASLLAEDLHPFDRADPAKAKRLLTAHGWKADGDGKLRCARPGTGAGDCGKGIEEGRRLRLSLLSQSGSTETSNMMQEIKSSYDTAGITLDVRQQPLNTVLGTTVPCTPAQRLCKEWQLGFFGTAGSWYFPPDPSGEQLFATGAPSNMGNWSDPRTDELIKDTEYSGDPAAMRRYGEYVARRVPVLWTPNPAYQVSVIRNDLRGVDQNPTLSLSPQDWYFVRKEAGEG; encoded by the coding sequence GTGGAGGCAGCATGGGTCTGCGCACACCACGTCTACGCGGACCCCTCGCGGGTCTGGTCGCGGCCCTCACTCTCGGCAGCGCGGGTCTGGTCAGCGGCTGCGCCCCGGGGAACCGGCCGGGTCACCGACCTCGGCACCACCGGCGGCACCCGGGTCGAGGGCGGTACGGCCACCATGGCGCTGCCGCCCGCCGCCAGCCCCAACTGGATCTTCCCGATCGGCGCGCCCGGCTATCTGGCCTCGTACAACGGCGCCGTGCAGAGCCTGCTGTACCTGCCGCTCTACCAGCCGGAGGAGAAGGGCGGCCGGCTCACCCTGGACAGCCCGCGCAACCTGGCGGAACAGCCCCGCTACAGCGACGGCAACCGCACCGTGACCGTCACCCTGAAAAAGGGCTACCGCTGGTCCGACGGCACCCCCGTGACCACCCGCGACGTGAAGTTCTGGTTCGACCTGATCAAACACGACAAGGCGGAGTGGGGCGGCTATTCACCCGGACTGCTGCCCGACAACATCAAGGCGTTCCGCACCGTCGACGACCACACCTTCCGGCTGCGGCTCGACCGCGCGTACAACCCGGCCTGGTTCACCGCCAACCAGCTGCTCTACTTCACCCCGCTGCCCCGGCACGCCTGGGACCCGCGCGAGGAGGACCCCAAGAAGGTCTTCGCCCGGCTGACCCGGCACGCCAAACAGCTCTCGCGGTTCGCCACCGACCCGCTCTGGAAGACCGTCAACGGGCCCTGGACGATCGAGAAGTGGACCACCTCCGGCCAGGTGGCGCTGGTCCCCAACCGCAGGTACTCCGGCCCCGACAAGGCCCATCTCGACCGGGTCGTCCTCAAGCCCTTCACCACCGCCGACTCGGAGTTCAACGTGCTGCGCTCCGGCGGCGTCGACTACGGCTACATCCCGCCCTCGGTGATGGCCCAGTCCGGGAAGTTCCGCGAGCTGGGCTATCGCATCGACCCCTGGGAGGGCTGGGCGATCACCTATCTCGTGCTCAACTTCAACCACCCCACCGCGGGCCCGATGCTGCGCCAGACCTATCTGCGCCAGGCCCTCCAGCACCTCATCGACCAGCGGGCGATATCCGACGTCGTCTGGCACGGCACCGCCGAGCCCACCCGCGGCCCGGTCCCCGCGAGCCTCCTCGCCGAGGACCTCCACCCCTTTGACCGGGCTGACCCGGCGAAGGCGAAACGGCTGCTGACCGCCCACGGCTGGAAGGCCGACGGCGACGGAAAGCTGCGCTGCGCCCGGCCGGGGACGGGGGCGGGCGACTGCGGCAAGGGGATCGAGGAGGGGCGGCGGCTGCGGCTCTCGCTGCTGTCCCAGTCCGGCTCCACGGAGACCTCCAACATGATGCAGGAGATCAAGTCCTCGTACGACACGGCGGGGATCACCCTCGACGTACGCCAGCAGCCGCTCAACACCGTGCTCGGCACCACCGTCCCCTGCACCCCCGCCCAGCGGCTGTGCAAGGAGTGGCAGCTCGGCTTCTTCGGCACGGCGGGCAGCTGGTACTTCCCGCCCGACCCCAGCGGGGAGCAGCTCTTCGCCACCGGTGCCCCCTCCAACATGGGCAACTGGTCCGATCCGCGCACCGACGAGCTGATCAAGGACACCGAGTACTCCGGCGACCCGGCCGCCATGCGGCGCTACGGCGAGTACGTGGCCCGCCGGGTGCCGGTGCTGTGGACCCCCAACCCCGCCTACCAGGTCTCCGTCATCCGCAACGATCTGCGCGGGGTGGACCAGAACCCCACCCTCAGCCTCTCGCCGCAGGACTGGTACTTCGTCAGGAAGGAGGCGGGCGAGGGATGA
- a CDS encoding carbohydrate ABC transporter permease — translation MTLTLDTERSAPHAETSTTTSPGTARRIRPAVTRLLACCVFAALAVAVLYPLCWMALSGLKTNGEIFSDPWSLPGEPHWETYADAWDQGVLRYLLNSALVTSASVLAVVLISAWAAYGLTRLDIPCSQPALLLVLGAMMLSPTVALVPLSQLLQALGIYDTYWALIVLYTAFKVPFTTFLIRAYLLGLPTEVEEAAHIDGASRWQIFWRVVVPMARPILVSAAMLQALFAWNEYAFALVFITDDRLKTLPVGLADMAGRLNSDWPMLFAGLTIAALPMIVVFLLGQRHFVRGLAEGVGK, via the coding sequence ATGACCCTCACCCTCGACACGGAGCGCTCCGCCCCGCACGCCGAAACCTCCACCACGACCTCGCCCGGCACGGCCCGGCGGATCCGCCCGGCAGTGACCCGGCTGCTGGCCTGCTGCGTCTTCGCCGCACTGGCCGTCGCGGTGCTCTACCCGCTGTGCTGGATGGCGCTGTCCGGGCTGAAGACCAACGGCGAGATCTTCTCCGACCCCTGGTCGCTCCCCGGCGAGCCGCACTGGGAGACCTACGCCGACGCCTGGGACCAGGGCGTACTGCGCTATCTGCTCAACAGCGCGCTGGTCACCTCGGCCTCGGTGCTGGCGGTGGTGCTCATCAGCGCCTGGGCCGCGTACGGGCTGACCCGGCTGGACATCCCGTGCTCCCAGCCCGCCCTGCTGCTGGTGCTCGGCGCGATGATGCTGTCGCCGACCGTGGCGCTGGTGCCGCTGTCCCAACTGCTCCAGGCGCTGGGCATCTACGACACCTACTGGGCGCTGATCGTCCTCTACACCGCGTTCAAGGTGCCGTTCACCACCTTCCTCATCCGCGCCTATCTGCTGGGGCTGCCCACCGAGGTGGAGGAGGCGGCGCATATCGACGGCGCCTCCCGCTGGCAGATCTTCTGGCGGGTGGTGGTGCCGATGGCCCGGCCCATCCTGGTCTCCGCGGCGATGCTCCAGGCGCTGTTCGCCTGGAACGAGTACGCGTTCGCGCTGGTCTTCATCACCGACGACCGCCTCAAGACGCTGCCGGTCGGGCTCGCCGACATGGCGGGGCGGCTCAACTCCGACTGGCCGATGCTCTTCGCCGGGCTGACGATCGCCGCACTGCCGATGATCGTGGTCTTTCTGCTGGGGCAGCGGCACTTCGTGCGGGGGCTGGCGGAGGGCGTGGGGAAGTAG